The following proteins come from a genomic window of Ailuropoda melanoleuca isolate Jingjing chromosome 2, ASM200744v2, whole genome shotgun sequence:
- the C2H1orf68 gene encoding skin-specific protein 32: MASSSDPWPLPVLLLSAKKILQSYKKMCDQQKQPHFPPSCVKGSGLGAVQSTKCTSVKCPAPSQTQTCVKCPTPCPTQTYVKCVTPCQTQTYVKCPTPCPTQTYVKCQVPCQTQTYVKYATPCQMYVKYPAPSQTTYVKCPPPCQTYVKCPAPCQTTYVKCPAPCQTQTYYGQGRSPSQTYYIQPTASRSTTSCCVPDPCSAPCSTSYCSLAPRTFGVSPLRRWVQRPQDCNSGSSSCCEDSGCCSSGCCSCGGCGSGCCCLGIIPMRSRGPACCDCEDDYCC; this comes from the exons ATGGCCAGCTCCTCAGATCCTTGGCCTCTCCCTGTCTTGCTCCTGTCAGCAAAGAAG attttacaAAGCTACAAGAAGATGTGTGACCAGCAGAAGCAGCCACATTTCCCCCCATCTTGTGTGAAAGGTTCAGGATTGGGAGCTGTGCAGAGTACCAAATGTACCTCTGTGAAATGCCCAGCTCCATCCCAGACTCAAACCTGTGTGAAATGCCCTACTCCATGCCCAACTCAAACCTATGTGAAATGTGTAACTCCTTGCCAGACCCAAACCTATGTGAAATGCCCTACTCCATGCCCAACTCAAACCTATGTGAAATGCCAAGTGCCGTGCCAGACTCAAACCTACGTGAAATATGCAACTCCTTGCCAGATGTATGTGAAATACCCAGCTCCATCACAGACAACTTATGTGAAATGCCCACCTCCTTGTCAGACATATGTGAAGTGCCCAGCTCCGTGCCAGACAACCTATGTAAAGTGCCCAGCCCCCTGCCAGACCCAGACATACTATGGCCAGGGCCGTTCTCCCAGCCAGACCTACTACATTCAGCCTACTGCAAGTAGATCGACCACCTCATGCTGTGTACCTGATCCATGCTCTGCACCCTGTTCCACCAGCTACTGCTCCCTGGCTCCCCGGACCTTCGGGGTGAGTCCCCTGAGACGCTGGGTCCAACGACCCCAAGACTGCAACTCAGGATCATCTAGCTGCTGTGAAGATTCTGGGTGCTGCAGCTCAGGATGCTGcagctgtgggggctgtggctctgGGTGCTGCTGTTTGGGAATTATCCCCATGAGGTCCCGAGGTCCTGCATGCTGTGATTGTGAGGATGACTACTGCTGTTAA